The following DNA comes from Camelina sativa cultivar DH55 chromosome 14, Cs, whole genome shotgun sequence.
GACAATAGTATAACAAGAACATGTGGTACAAGCGTGTATATGTGAATGTTTTAATTGTGTGTCTAAGAAGACACTCTTACCTCTCTCATCCTGGCTTAAATGTACTAATCTCGTCAAAACTAATGACTGCAATAATGTGGTATATATCTCTTCTTTCACTCTAGTATCATCTAGTATCATGCTACACTGATCAAAGCTAGCTATAAATCAAATTCACGGCGTTTGATCTTGGTTGCTATATATGCTGAATTAGTTGTCCCTTACAGCTTTACTAGCTTCTGACTGTTGGTTCTTATGCTCATTTGCGTCATTGGCCTTTCCATGAATGATCTAGAATCTGCGTCTGCTTCCTAAATAAGCCGTAGCCCGTAGGTTAGAAATGGAAAAGCTTTCTGGCCTATTAGTTAAAAGGAAGCTGGCTATCTTAAAAACGAGTGTTGCATAGTATGATGGTCTTTAGAGATTGAACAGGGGACATCTCATCACGGCGTAACAGAAGAGAAAACGACGAGTGTGATCGATATACTTAGCTTCGTGGGCGTCCCCTAAGGGATTTGATTAGGCAGAAGAGCAACATTGAccaaataacatatattataatttttataatgaaaatgtATTGTTTTATAGTACAACAAATcgagagagaataagaagaacaaTGAATGAGATCtgtattaataaattaatagcCTAGAAAAAACTTTAAGCCCTCAACATATATCAACCCTAcaacatttttcttaaaaatgatcAATGTACAAAATTGTTTCTTCTGGGTGAacgaggagaagaaggagatagaTTAGGGAGAGTCTGAGGAATCTTTCTAAAAACATGTTTCCTGCAACGTTGGAAGATACTGTCGTATATTAGATCAAACTGAACTCCAGCTCTCTCTCTATTCACTATGAACATTATGTGATCTGCTTCCACTATCTTATAATACCTGCAACAAAAAAGACCAAGTTTTGATTCCATCAATATTCATTTTCCACTCTTAAAGGAATTTTGTTGAAATATGATTCACTCACCAGATGCCTGGTTCTAATGTTTGACACTCTGAATCACTTCTTATGAAACGACTTGGATGCTCAACGGGTAGCCTCGGATGCGTCATTGATATTGTGTTCAATGCCCCATCGTTCTCTTGCCATTCCTCATCCCtttattcaaaattcaaaaacattcTTTTCTTAGAACAATGTTAAACAAAGGACTGATCAAGAGCTTCAAGAATGAATGTtgaaagtttgaatctttttttgttgttgtgtaccTGTAGCCTTTATAAGGAGGAGATACCTCTTGTGGGAATCTCCATTGGCTCATCTGAAAGACGCGGAGAAAGAGCATCGGGTGGATTCCAAGAACACCTGAAGGAATTGTCATTCCCATGATTCTGCGGGTGCGTTTAGTCGCGTAGCTGAAGTAGTAAGTGTTTGGAAACGTCTGGAGATTGGTGTTAATACTTGTTGAGCCTTGGATCGTGAGATCAGGTAAGATCCAATCGCCAGAAGCAAAAGGACCTGCGTTTCCCATAAGGCAATCAACGAGACCTCTCACACCAGTTTTCTTCCAAGAAATGTTGAAGTGATCGAATCCGAAATTGTAATAAGTCTTTAGCCATGAAATATCCAACCAGTCGTACATGAGCACACCTATACGACATAGCTGCAACAGACATATCGGTTTCATGCTCATTCCATCATCTGTCCTGTAAACCGCAGCAATAGGAATCAACAATCAGGACAAAAGATCTTGGCTTTACAAGAACTTACATTTGCTTGAAGTCAGATCaaactataaaaaatttcagaatgGAAACTAACCGCATGCCATCTAAGTAAGTCCTAGTAGTTCCATTGAATGCCCCGGATAAAGATGTCACACTCAGAACCCAATTCTCATTCGTGTCTTCAAACCCTTCAAATGCCTAATTACCATCACGTTTTGAGACATATGTTAGCATCATAGTCAAAACAGAGCTTAAACAAGAAGTTTCACTAAAAGAAGGATTCAGCTCAAACCTTATCTGCAAGCATTTGCTGCAACACACGCACAACTTGAGCACCGGCTGAATGCCCCACAAAATGGATAGGATGATCCTCATCCCATTCAGGGTATTGCCCTTGAACACATACCAAAGTCAGATTTTACATTCAAGATGAAAACATTTGGATACATAATTAATGTCTTCCAATGAGCGAGCATTGAGATCAAAATCTAACCTTCATCGTATCTTCTGCCAAACCGAGAATGTCCACAAGCCTCACTATGCTCCTCGCCAAAATCAACCCTACCTCCTTTCAAGTAATAGAACAATTCCCTTGCCCTGGAAACACCATTGTTATCATCAGCACAATACAGATCAAAAACGTGGCTTCAACTGAGGCAAAAACGAATCCAATACCTATCATAGATGCTAGTTAAGGAACCCAAATCAGGAACAAGAACcctctcatctttcttctcagCACCACCAAAGTATGATAAGCCTCCTAACCtctaatcaaatcaaaaacaataagatcaaaaccctcaaaacagagaaatctaacaaacaaaagaaccaatttttttgagtaatttaattatggttttttGTTTACCCCTTTGCCAAATCCAAAGATGCCATGAACCAATACAATAGGAGGCAAACCCTCAACATTGGTGAGATTTTGACCTGTTTCTCCAACGTCATTGGACTTAAACAAGTAATCATTCAACGTCTGGGAGATATCTCCGGCAACGGCGGAGCTGAATATATAAAACCCATAAAGCAAATGGACAATGGAGCTCACAAAGAGCTCCGCGAGTTGAAGAGAAGTCATCACCCACAACTTGAAcatcgttcttcttcttccctcgaAATCAAAAATCGGGAATTTGAGCCAAAATCGAGATAAAGGAGATTCCTTTATCCTcctcaaataaaaataaaaaagaaactccCCAAGAACAGGGGAGACAAAATACAGAGAGGGAGTCTTCTTTCAAAAGAACAACATAAAGGATGCTCCTTTGGcgaaaacccagaaaaaaaaagaaagaaaatttccaaaaaaaagaatacttttattttttttttcccacagAGAGAAAATTATGGAACAAAATacggctctctctctctctctttctatctgTCTCTCTTTATCATCCAATAAAAACTTTGTTATCCACTTGTATCTGCCCACCTCtcaccaaacaacaacaactagtactatttcttcttttaatacccaaaaaaaaaaaattgatttaatcaCGCCATGTGTAACAGTggtgacctctctctctctctctctctctctctctgtctctatgAAATTTCGAGTTTCCGCAATATTGTAATGTCAGGGTCCactaaaatatttgattggGTATTTTTTGAGGAGTTGTGTGATTGGTTGAGAGAAACGGTGGGAAGAAGTGGGGCTGGATCGGGGCTGGAAGGGTTCGTTCGTTCATAGAATCCGACCAACTGTATTATTTATGTAATCTACCTTTCTGCTTATCTGTAACCTtatccattttattttttaatcacaatGTTTTAgctctaattattattttttctctcacAATGTGTGTAATTGTGTTACGTGAATATGGATAAGTGCGGATATGTGTTAAgatctgtttatatatatggaatggtttgtgaaaaaaaaaaaaaggttaatttAAGCATGGACAACGTAAATTCGCGGGGAACTAATGCACATGGCTTGCAGTTTCTTTCCAAATTGGTAAAGAGGTAGTAATATACTTATATCCAAattgttcttttcctttttaggAAATGATCTATTGTCGTGTTAGAAAAATTATGAGATTCAGAATAGTGTGTGAGGCAGACTACTTGATGGCTTGATAATATTCGGGGAATTAAAGGTTAattaattcagttttttttcatattcttcCTTTTTTCGGATATCCTAGGCTTTTAGTCTTAATTAGCGTATTAGACTTATCTTGAGATACTGCAACAGCGGTCAAGtgtgcattaaaaaaaattgtggtttcCACTAGCCTATGCATACACTACGGTGTTCTATCTCCAATTCCCAAGACCGAGATACAAAAATTGTGAAATAAATAAGGTATATATGGAGTATCACTACTGCCTTTATATCATAATAAAtgattttctaggatttttttattatatcacaaagattgatttttatcaattaatgctaaaatattgtaattttcaaaaaccgttaaataaaaatattaaagtatgGTAaattactattggttaatagttataagaaatgttattataaataaataatgcatttatatctaaacattaaaaaaaattttttaatctatgtaaaaatcctaaaacatcatcatTTGTGATACAGaagaaatataatattgtaGCTAGTGGCCAAAATTCACATTCATTGAAATTGGTCCTTAAAGCTCAACGAACAAGATTAAAAGTTACAATGTGTTCATAATCCGTAGATTCATTTTcctttataaatttcaataagTACTTCCCGATATAGTCTAATTAATACTGATacaaattgatttatttatgtgttagtATATAACATGTCGATaagaatatatttaatttttgaatacaAGATACTACTAGagaagttgtttttttttttcttttgtgttcaaAAGAAAGGTACACAATTTGGGAAATCTAGACTCTAGAGTCGTACCTTGACTACATTTGGCCAAGGAACAAAAGTTTGACTGGAAGGTAGTCAAAGTAAAAGTTAGTGCTATTGACTTTTTTGATAAATCTACTACACTTGGCAAATTCTCTATAGTAATTAAGTACATtcagttttggtaaaaaaaaatgaaatcatttgaCTACAAAATTAGTTGACTAGTTTAGATAATCAATAAGACGATGAAACACTAATATACGTGACTATAAATATAGGAGATTTCATATACTGTACTTTACTAAGACAACTAAATTAGagcaaataaatcataaaattgttGTCTAAGACAAAACAAACGATGAAATCACCAACAGTTATATTCTTCATATTCATGTTCTCTTTCTTTGCTCTACAACAATGTATGTATAAAGTATTTTCATAAACATATAGCAAACCTCTCTTTGTTTTCGTTTATTGTCAATGTTTGGTTAATAATTTGTAGTTTCAAATGTGTAGGCATGCACGTGGATGTTAGAAAAATTGATAGCGTGAGCAAGCTCCaaatatcaaattgtgttccTGCCAAATGCGGCGAAGAGGTTTTTTCAAACGGAATTGTTGGTGTTGTTTTCATGATCAAACGATTTGTTATAATACCCAAAAAATATGCGAGTCCAGCCTCCGTTGTCCTCCTTTAAAGTTTaatcttttagaaaattaatgggtaaaaaaacttgtattaatatttgagaaagaaattagtatggttaaaaactaaatttattgcatttcaaaactcaaaaatataaattatacttactTCTTATAGTTATTGTAATTTAGGCTTTTCTATATCTTgtaatatattgattaattttctgtatattacaacaactcatatatataatcaaaaaatacaataatatgtTTTGGGACATCCAACCATgaaaatatcacatatatatgtactctCTGTCTGCATACTCATGCTCACTCTATTTGCTCTAAATCAATGTATGTAAAATATAGGTTTTCTGATATATAGAAAAGTTTATTNNNNNNNNNNNNNNNNNNNNNNNNNNNNNNNNNNNNNNNNNNNNNNNNNNNNNNNNNNNNNNNNNNNNNNNNNNNNNNNNNNNNNNNNNNNNNNNNNNNNNNNNNNNNNNNNNNNNNNNNNNNNNNNNNNNNNNNNNNNNNNNNNNNNNNNNNNNNNNNNNNNNNNNNNNNNNNNNNNNNNNNNNNNNNNNNNNNNNNNNNNNNNNNNNNNNNNNNNNNNNNNNNNNNNNNNNNNNNNNNNNNNNNNNNNNNNNNNNNNNNNNNNNNNNNNNNNNNNNNNNNNNNNNNNNNNNNNNNNNNNNNNNNNNNNNNNNNNNNNNNNNNNNNNNNNNNNNNNNNNNNNNNNNNNNNNNNNNNNNNNNNNNNNNNNNNNNNNNNNNNNNNNNNNNNNNNNNNNNNNNNNNNNNNNNNNNNNNNNNNNNNNNNNNNNNNNNNNNNNNNNNNNNNNNNNNNNNNNNNNNNNNNNNNNNNNNNNNNNNNNNNNNNNNNNNNNNNNNNNNNNNNNNNNNNNNNNNNNNNNNNNNNNNNNNNNNNNNNNNNNNNNNNNNNNNNNNNNNNNNNNNNNNNNNNNNNNNNNNNNNNNNNNNNNNNNNNNNNNNNNNNNNNNNNNNNNNNNNNNNNNNNNNNNNNNNNNNNNNNNNNNNNNNNNNNNNNNNNNNNNNNNNNNNNNNNNNNNNNNNNNNNNNNNNNNNNNNNNNNNNNNNNNNNNNNNNNNNNNNNNNNNNNNNNNNNNNNNNNNNNNNNNNNNNNNNNNNNNNNNNNNNNNNNNNNNNNNNNNNNNNNNNNNNNNNNNNNNNNNNNNNNNNNNNNNNNNNNNNNNNNNNNNNNNNNNNNNNNNNNNNNNNNNNNNNNNNNNNNNNNNNNNNNNNNNNNNNNNNNNNNNNNNNNNNNNNNNNNNNNNNNNNNNNNNNNNNNNNNNNNNNNNNNNNNNNNNNNNNNNNNNNNNNNNNNNNNNNNNNNNNNNNNNNNNNNNNNNNNNNNNNNNNNNNNNNNNNNNNNNNNNNNNNNNNNNNNNNNNNNNNNNNNNNNNNNNNNNNNNNNNNNNNNNNNNNNNNNNNNNNNNNNNNNNNNNNNNNNNNNNNNNNNNNNNNNNNNNNNNNNNNNNNNNNNNNNNNNNNNNNNNNNNNNNNNNNNNNNNNNNNNNNNNNNNNNNNNNNNNNNNNNNNNNNNNNNNNNNNNNNNNNNNNNNNNNNNNNNNNNNNNNNNNNNNNNNNNNNNNNNNNNNNNNNNNNNNNNNNNNNNNNNNNNNNNNNNNNNNNNNNNNNNNNNNNNNNNNNNNNNNNNNNNNNNNNNNNNNNNNNNNNNNNNNNNNNNNNNNNNNNNNNNNNNNNNNNNNNNNNNNNNNNNNNNNNNNNNNNNNNNNNNNNNNNNNNNNNNNNNNNNNNNNNNNNNNNNNNNNNNNNNNNNNNNNNNNNNNNNNNNNNNNNNNNNNNNNNNNNNNNNNNNNNNNNNNNNNNNNNNNNNNNNNNNNNNNNNNNNNNNNNNNNNNNNNNNNNNNNNNNNNNNNNNNNNNNNNNNNNNNNNNNNNNNNNNNNNNNNNNNNNNNNNNNNNNNNNNNNNNNNNNNNNNNNNNNNNNNNNNNNNNNNNNNNNNNNNNNNNNNNNNNNNNNNNNNNNNNNNNNNNNNNNNNNNNNNNNNNNNNNNNNNNNNNNNNNNNNNNNNNNNNNNNNNNNNNNNNNNNNNNNNNNNNNNNNNNNNNNNNNNNNNNNNNNNNNNNNNNNNNNNNNNNNNNNNNNNNNNNNNNNNNNNNNNNNNNNNNNNNNNNNNNNNNNNNNNNNNNNNNNNNNNNNNNNNNNNNNNNNNNNNNNNNNNNNNNNNNNNNNNNNNNNNNNNNNNNNNNNNNNNNNNNNNNNNNNNNNNNNNNNNNNNNNNNNNNNNNNNNNNNNNNNNNNNNNNNNNNNNNNNNNNNNNNNNNNNNNNNNNNNNNNNNNNNNNNNNNNNNNNNNNNNNNNNNNNNNNNNNNNNNNNNNNNNNNNNNNNNNNNNNNNNNNNNNNNNNNNNNNNNNNNNNNNNNNNNNNNNNNNNNNNNNNNNNNNNNNNNNNNNNNNNNNNNNNNNNNNNNNNNNNNNNNNNNNNNNNNNNNNNNNNNNNNNNNNNNNNNNNNNNNNNNNNNNNNNNNNNNNNNNNNNNNNNNNNNNNNNNNNNNNNNNNNNNNNNNNNNNNNNNNNNNNNNNNNNNNNNNNNNNNNNNNNNNNNNNNNNNNNNNNNNNNNNNNNNNNNNNNNNNNNNNNNNNNNNNNNNNNNNNNNNNNNNNNNNNNNNNNNNNNNNNNNNNNNNNNNNNNNNNNNNNNNNNNNNNNNNNNNNNNNNNNNNNNNNNNNNNNNNNNNNNNNNNNNNNNNNNNNNNNNNNNNNNNNNNNNNNNNNNNNNNNNNNNNNNNNNNNNNNNNNNNNNNNNNNNNNNNNNNNNNNNNNNNNNNNNNNNNNNNNNNNNNNNNNNNNNNNNNNNNNNNNNNNNNNNNNNNNNNNNNNNNNNNNNNNNNNNNNNNNNNNNNNNNNNNNNNNNNNNNNNNNNNNNNNNNNNNNNNNNNNNNNNNNNNNNNNNNNNNNNNNNNNNNNNNNNNNNNNNNNNNNNNNNNNNNNNNNNNNNNNNNNNNNNNNNNNNNNNNNNNNNNNNNNNNNNNNNNNNNNNNNNNNNNNNNNNNNNNNNNNNNNNNNNNNNNNNNNNNNNNNNNNNNNNNNNNNNNNNNNNNNNNNNNNNNNNNNNNNNNNNNNNNNNNNNNNNNNNNNNNNNNNNNNNNNNNNNNNNNNNNNNNNNNNNNNNNNNNNNNNNNNNNNNNNNNNNNNNNNNNNNNNNNNNNNNNNNNNNNNNNNNNNNNNNNNNNNNNNNNNNNNNNNNNNNNNNNNNNNNNNNNNNNNNNNNNNNNNNNNNNNNNNNNNNNNNNNNNNNNNNNNNNNNNNNNNNNNNNNNNNNNNNNNNNNNNNNNNNNNNNNNNNNNNNNNNNNNNNNNNNNNNNNNNNNNNNNNNNNNNNNNNNNNNNNNNNNNNNNNNNNNNNNNNNNNNNNNNNNNNNNNNNNNNNNNNNNNNNNNNNNNNNNNNNNNNNNNNNNNNNNNNNNNNNNNNNNNNNNNNNNNNNNNNNNNNNNNNNNNNNNNNNNNNNNNNNNNNNNNNNNNNNNNNNNNNNNNNNNNNNNNNNNNNNNNNNNNNNNNNNNNNNNNNNNNNNNNNNNNNNNNNNNNNNNNNNNNNNNNNNNNNNNNNNNNNNNNNNNNNNNNNNNNNNNNNNNNNNNNNNNNNNNNNNNNNNNNNNNNNNNNNNNNNNNNNNNNNNNNNNNNNNNNNNNNNNNNNNNNNNNNNNNNNNNNNNNNNNNNNNNNNNNNNNNNNNNNNNNNNNNNNNNNNNNNNNNNNNNNNNNNNNNNNNNNNNNNNNNNNNNNNNNNNNNNNNNNNNNNNNNNNNNNNNNNNNNNNNNNNNNNNNNNNNNNNNNNNNNNNNNNNNNNNNNNNNNNNNNNNNNNNNNNNNNNNNNNNNNNNNNNNNNNNNNNNNNNNNNNNNNNNNNNNNNNNNNNNNNNNNNNNNNNNNNNNNNNNNNNNNNNNNNNNNNNNNNNNNNNNNNNNNNNNNNNNNNNNNNNNNNNNNNNNNNNNNNNNNNNNNNNNNNNNNNNNNNNNNNNNNNNNNNNNNNNNNNNNNNNNNNNNNNNNNNNNNNNNNNNNNNNNNNNNNNNNNNNNNNNNNNNNNNNNNNNNNNNNNNNNNNNNNNNNNNNNNNNNNNNNNNNNNNNNNNNNNNNNNNNNNNNNNNNNNNNNNNNNNNNNNNNNNNNNNNNNNNNNNNNNNNNNNNNNNNNNNNNNNNNNNNNNNNNNNNNNNNNNNNNNNNNNNNNNNNNNNNNNNNNNNNNNNNNNNNNNNNNNNNNNNNNNNNNNNNNNNNNNNNNNNNNNNNNNNNNNNNNNNNNNNNNNNNNNNNNNNNNNNNNNNNNNNNNNNNNNNNNNNNNNNNNNNNNNNNNNNNNNNNNNNNNNNNNNNNNNNNNNNNNNNNNNNNNNNNNNNNNNNNNNNNNNNNNNNNNNNNNNNNNNNNNNNNNNNNNNNNNNNNNNNNNNNNNNNNNNNNNNNNNNNNNNNNNNNNNNNNNNNNNNNNNNNNNNNNNNNNNNNNNNNNNNNNNNNNNNNNNNNNNNNNNNNNNNNNNNNNNNNNNNNNNNNNNNNNNNNNNNNNNNNNNNNNNNNNNNNNNNNNNNNNNNNNNNNNNNNNNNNNNNNNNNNNNNNNNNNNNNNNNNNNNNNNNNNNNNNNNNNNNNNNNNNNNNNNNNNNNNNNNNNNNNNNNNNNNNNNNNNNNNNNNNNNNNNNNNNNNNNNNNNNNNNNNNNNNNNNNNNNNNNNNNNNNNNNNNNNNNNNNNNNNNNNNNNNNNNNNNNNNNNNNNNNNNNNNNNNNNNNNNNNNNNNNNNNNNNNNNNNNNNNNNNNNNNNNNNNNNNNNNNNNNNNNNNNNNNNNNNNNNNNNNNNNNNNNNNNNNNNNNNNNNNNNNNNNNNNNNNNNNNNNNNNNNNNNNNNNNNNNNNNNNNNNNNNNNNNNNNNNNNNNNNNNNNNNNNNNNNNNNNNNNNNNNNNNNNNNNNNNNNNNNNNNNNNNNNNNNNNNNNNNNNNNNNNNNNNNNNNNNNNNNNNNNNNNNNNNNNNNNNNNNNNNNNNNNNNNNNNNNNNNNNNNNNNNNNNNNNNNNNNNNNNNNNNNNNNNNNNNNNNNNNNNNNNNNNNNNNNNNNNNNNNNNNNNNNNNNNNNNNNNNNNNNNNNNNNNNNNNNNNNNNNNNNNNNNNNNNNNNNNNNNNNNNNNNNNNNNNNNNNNNNNNNNNNNNNNNNNNNNNNNNNNNNNNNNNNNNNNNNNNNNNNNNNNNNNNNNNNNNNNNNNNNNNNNNNNNNNNNNNNNNNNNNNNNNNNNNNNNNNNNNNNNNNNNNNNNNNNNNNNNNNNNNNNNNNNNNNNNNNNNNNNNNNNNNNNNNNNNNNNNNNNNNNNNNNNNNNNNNNNNNNNNNNNNNNNNNNNNNNNNNNNNNNNNNNNNNNNNNNNNNNNNNNNNNNNNNNNNNNNNNNNNNNNNNNNNNNNNNNNNNNNNNNNNNNNNNNNNNNNNNNNNNNNNNNNNNNNNNNNNNNNNNNNNNNNNNNNNNNNNNNNNNNNNNNNNNNNNNNNNNNNNNNNNNNNNNNNNNNNNNNNNNNNNNNNNNNNNNNNNNNNNNNNNNNNNNNNNNNNNNNNNNNNNNNNNNNNNNNNNNNNNNNNNNNNNNNNNNNNNNNNNNNNNNNNNNNNNNNNNNNNNNNNNNNNNNNNNNNNNNNNNNNNNNNNNNNNNNNNNNNNNNNNNNNNNNNNNNNNNNNNNNNNNNNNNNNNNNNNNNNNNNNNNNNNNNNNNNNNNNNNNNNNNNNNNNNNNNNNNNNNNNNNNNNNNNNNNNNNNNNNNNNNNNNNNNNNNNNNNNNNNNNNNNNNNNNNNNNNNNNNNNNNNNNNNNNNNNNNNNNNNNNNNNNNNNNNNNNNNNNNNNNNNNNNNNNNNNNNNNNNNNNNNNNNNNNNNNNNNNNNNNNNNNNNNNNNNNNNNNNNNNNNNNNNNNNNNNNNNNNNNNNNNNNNNNNNNNNNNNNNNNNNNNNNNNNNNNNNNNNNNNNNNNNNNNNNNNNNNNNNNNNNNNNNNNNNNNNNNNNNNNNNNNNNNNNNNNNNNNNNNNNNNNNNNNNNNNNNNNNNNNNNNNNNNNNNNNNNNNNNNNNNNNNNNNNNNNNNNNNNNNNNNNNNNNNNNNNNNNNNNNNNNNNNNNNNNNNNNNNNNNNNNNNNNNNNNNNNNNNNNNNNNNNNNNNNNNNNNNNNNNNNNNNNNNNNNNNNNNNNNNNNNNNNNNNNNNNNNNNNNNNNNNNNNNNNNNNNNNNNNNNNNNNNNNNNNNNNNNNNNNNNNNNNNNNNNNNNNNNNNNNNNNNNNNNNNNNNNNNNNNNNNNNNNNNNNNNNNNNNNNNNNNNNNNNNNNNNNNNNNNNNNNNNNNNNNNNNNNNNNNNNNNNNNNNNNNNNNNNNNNNNNNNNNNNNNNNNNNNNNNNNNNNNN
Coding sequences within:
- the LOC104739696 gene encoding uncharacterized protein LOC104739696, whose protein sequence is MFKLWVMTSLQLAELFVSSIVHLLYGFYIFSSAVAGDISQTLNDYLFKSNDVGETGQNLTNVEGLPPIVLVHGIFGFGKGRLGGLSYFGGAEKKDERVLVPDLGSLTSIYDRARELFYYLKGGRVDFGEEHSEACGHSRFGRRYDEGQYPEWDEDHPIHFVGHSAGAQVVRVLQQMLADKAFEGFEDTNENWVLSVTSLSGAFNGTTRTYLDGMRTDDGMSMKPICLLQLCRIGVLMYDWLDISWLKTYYNFGFDHFNISWKKTGVRGLVDCLMGNAGPFASGDWILPDLTIQGSTSINTNLQTFPNTYYFSYATKRTRRIMGMTIPSGVLGIHPMLFLRVFQMSQWRFPQEVSPPYKGYRDEEWQENDGALNTISMTHPRLPVEHPSRFIRSDSECQTLEPGIWYYKIVEADHIMFIVNRERAGVQFDLIYDSIFQRCRKHVFRKIPQTLPNLSPSSPRSPRRNNFVH
- the LOC104739697 gene encoding LOW QUALITY PROTEIN: EMBRYO SURROUNDING FACTOR 1.2-like (The sequence of the model RefSeq protein was modified relative to this genomic sequence to represent the inferred CDS: deleted 2 bases in 1 codon), translated to MKSPTVIFFIFMFSFFALQQCMHVDVRKIDSVSKLQISNCVPAKCGEGFFKRNCWCCFHDQTICYNTQKICESSLRCPPLKFNLLEN